CAGCTTCAAACAGAGTGTACTGTGTTCATGTCCTGAAGTGCCGGACAAGATACAAAAAAAAAGGAGGCGGCGTAAGCCCCTCCTTTTTGACTGCCATGCTCTTGAGATTACTTCAACCCCTTTTTCACTGCACTCTCCCTTGCCGTTATTTCAGCCGAACCGAGAGGCCGCTGCAGAGAAACCATGCCTCTGTGGCAATGGCGGCTACCTTCTGGTTTATCATACCGGCTGCATCCCGGAATTGACGGGAGACTGCATTCTCGGGCACTATACCCATCCCTATCTCTTTTGATACAAGAATAACATCACAGGGCGGCTTTCGAAGAACATCAAGAAAATGCGCGATCTGCTCATCAATCGCCCGGTGATCTTCCAAATGATGCGTAAGATTTCGCGTCCACATCGTCAGGCAGTCGAGCAGAACAACATCGGTGCCGAGAGGCAAATTCCGGAAAGCACGCTGCGGAAAAAGGGGCTCCTCCAGTGTCATAAACCGGTTGCTCCGCTCCTCCTGATACCTGCCGATACGATGCTGCATCTCATCATCAAACGGCTCAGCCGTCGCAACAAACACCCTGTTCCGGTAGTCAGCAGCCAGTTGCAGGGCAAATGTGCTTTTGCCGCTCCTCGCCCCTCCCGTGACATACATTACCTTACTCATTATCTATATATATAATTAACATTTAATCGAATAACGCTCAAGATCAGATCCACTAACCTCCATAACCCTGATGACTCCCTGTACTCTTTGCCGCTGATCAGCCGATCAGGAGCTGGAGAGATTCACTTCCCAACTCCTGTTTTTATCCTGCACCCGAACCTTGATATTGAAAGACTTCTCAGGCTGACTGATGATTTTGAAAGAACGGCTTCCGGAATCATACTGAAGCCATGACGGGAGAGGCGCTCCATTATCCAGGGTAACCTTCTCGTTTCCCGTCCCCTTTGAAAGACCCGCCGTAACATTATCAGGCAGAGGTATAACAGCGTTTTGTGACTGGCGAACGAGCTTTCCTCCGACAGAAACATTGATCACTCCCGTAAACGGTGCCGGAGTTTCGCCGGCTGATGCCGTCCCGCCAAGAGGAAGACTCGCCTGATTGATATCCGAAGCCTGGTTCGTACTGCCGCTCGTAACAGCCGTTGTACTTCCGGTATCAGCAACCGTCAGGGTGTTGCCGCTGCTGTTTTGCGTCCCGGTGTTCGTGGGGGCAGTTGCTTTATTCTCCGGCACAACACTACCGGATGTCCCCGCTGATGCTA
The window above is part of the Candidatus Chlorobium masyuteum genome. Proteins encoded here:
- the cobU gene encoding bifunctional adenosylcobinamide kinase/adenosylcobinamide-phosphate guanylyltransferase encodes the protein MSKVMYVTGGARSGKSTFALQLAADYRNRVFVATAEPFDDEMQHRIGRYQEERSNRFMTLEEPLFPQRAFRNLPLGTDVVLLDCLTMWTRNLTHHLEDHRAIDEQIAHFLDVLRKPPCDVILVSKEIGMGIVPENAVSRQFRDAAGMINQKVAAIATEAWFLCSGLSVRLK